Proteins found in one Quercus robur chromosome 2, dhQueRobu3.1, whole genome shotgun sequence genomic segment:
- the LOC126715549 gene encoding pentatricopeptide repeat-containing protein At3g05340 has product MKSRWIFHNLSSQLPSWVSNLLSPFKTQTHQNPLSESSKFVLNHADLSLLLSICGKECLLRLGSSIHASIVKKSEFLDLENRVSTRSALVVWNSLLFMYSKCGELSNAVKLFDHMPVKDTVSWNTVMSGFLRNGEFDIGFGLFKRMRDSGLYQFDKATLTTILSACEGPEFCYVSKMIHALVILNGNEQELTVGNALITSYFKCGCICSGMQVFDEMLERNVITWTAVISGLAQNECYEESLKLFVKMRCGSVDPNLLTYLSSLIACSGLQASSEGRQIHGLLWKLGIQSDLCIESALMDMYSKCGSVEDAWKIFESAEELDEVSMTVILVGFAQNGFEEEAIQIFVKIIKSGIEVDPDMVSAVLGAFGVDASLGLGTQIHAVVIKKNFSDNTFVINGLINMYSKCGDLEDSIKVFHRMSQRNSVSWNSLIAAFARHGDGSKALEMYDEMRLEGIQPTDVTFLSLLHACSHVGLVERGMELLESMAKDHGLSPRSEHYASVIDLLGRAGLLTEAKQFIARLPENPGIEVWQALLGACSIHGNSEMGKYAADQLFLAAPESPAPYVLLSNIYSSEGRWKERARTIKRMREMGVSKEIGMSWIEIEKKVQSFVVGDKMHAQSGNIYGVLAELFRHMTAEGYAPDKRFILYYLDQDGKGEPLV; this is encoded by the coding sequence ATGAAATCCAGATGGATCTTCCACAATCTCAGCTCCCAACTTCCCTCTTGGGTTTCCAATCTCCTCTCTCCattcaaaacccaaacccaccaaaacccACTTTCAGAATCCTCCAAATTTGTCCTCAACCATGCAGACTTAAGCCTCCTCTTATCCATTTGTGGAAAAGAATGTCTTCTCCGTTTGGGTTCTTCCATCCATGCCTCCATCGTAAAAAAATCTGAATTCTTAGACCTTGAGAACCGGGTTAGTACTCGAAGTGCACTTGTTGTTTGGAATTCTCTTCTGTTCATGTACTCAAAATGCGGTGAACTGTCAAATGCAGTTAAGCTGTTTGATCATATGCCTGTGAAAGATACTGTTTCGTGGAATACGGTTATGTCTGGCTTTTTAAGGAATGGGGAGTTTGATATAGGTTTTGGGTTATTTAAACGAATGCGTGATTCCGGCTTATATCAATTTGATAAAGCTACTTTGACTACAATTTTATCAGCTTGTGAGGGACCAGAGTTTTGTTATGTGAGTAAAATGATACATGCTTTAGTAATTTTAAATGGGAATGAGCAGGAACTAACGGTGGGAAATGCTTTGATAACATCATACTTTAAATGTGGGTGTATTTGTTCAGGAATGCAGGTTTTTGATGAAATGCTTGAAAGGAATGTTATTACTTGGACGGCTGTGATCTCGGGCCTTGCACAGAATGAGTGCTACGAGGAGAGTTTGAAACTTTTTGTAAAGATGCGGTGTGGATCAGTGGATCCAAATTTATTGACATATTTGAGCTCACTCATTGCATGTTCAGGTTTGCAGGCATCAAGTGAAGGGCGTCAAATTCATGGGCTCCTTTGGAAATTGGGAATTCAATCAGATTTGTGCATTGAGAGTGCACTAATGGACATGTATTCAAAGTGTGGAAGCGTAGAAGATGCATGGAAAATCTTCGAGTCTGCGGAAGAACTTGATGAGGTTTCCATGACTGTTATCCTTGTGGGTTTTGCACAGAATGGATTTGAGGAAGAAGCTATTCAGatatttgttaaaattattaagtCAGGTATTGAGGTTGACCCAGACATGGTTTCTGCTGTCCTTGGGGCATTTGGAGTTGATGCTTCTTTGGGTCTTGGTACACAAATTCACGCTGTAGTTATCAAGAAGAACTTCAGTGATAATACTTTTGTCATCAATGGACTTATAAACATGTACTCCAAGTGCGGGGATTTGGAGGATTCAATCAAAGTCTTCCATCGGATGTCTCAAAGGAACTCAGTCTCATGGAACTCTTTAATTGCAGCTTTTGCTCGTCATGGGGATGGCTCCAAGGCACTAGAAATGTATGATGAGATGAGGTTGGAAGGCATACAGCCAACGGATGTTACATTTCTGTCTTTGCTCCATGCTTGCAGCCATGTTGGCTTAGTTGAAAGGGGAATGGAGTTGCTGGAATCCATGGCTAAAGATCATGGGTTGAGTCCAAGATCAGAACACTATGCTTCTGTTATTGACTTGTTGGGTCGGGCTGGACTTCTTACTGAAGCAAAACAGTTTATTGCCAGATTACCTGAGAATCCTGGTATAGAGGTTTGGCAAGCATTGCTTGGTGCTTGTAGCATTCATGGCAATTCAGAGATGGGAAAGTATGCTGCAGATCAGTTGTTTTTGGCAGCACCTGAAAGCCCAGCACCATATGTTTTATTGTCCAATATATATTCTTCTGAAGGGAGATGGAAAGAGAGAGCAAGGACTATTAAGAGAATGAGGGAGATGGGGGTGTCAAAGGAAATAGGTATGAGTTGGATTGAGATTGAAAAGAAAGTCCAAAGCTTTGTTGTTGGTGACAAAATGCATGCACAATCTGGAAACATATATGGGGTTTTGGCTGAGTTGTTTAGACACATGACAGCTGAAGGATATGCTCCAGATAAGAGGTTCATTCTCTATTACTTGGATCAAGATGGGAAGGGAGAGCCATTGGTTTGA
- the LOC126715550 gene encoding uncharacterized protein LOC126715550 isoform X1, whose amino-acid sequence MPRTSKRKAAPPSSASVKSSDSLSVRPVEKKPRTSKRKAAAPSSESVKSSSVRSGKAGAVKAVTKEVDRIDQLFDSYANKDLGLIDPEGVETLCSGMGVQHTDVRILMLAWKMKAKKQGYFSKDEWRTGLKALKVDNLEKLKKALPTLETEVMTPPNFEDFYAYAFKYCLTEEMQKCVDVETICELLNLVLGSQFCAQVDSITEYLKFQSDYRVLTMDQWVNFYRFCHEISFPDLHNYDSDQAWPLILDSFVEWLREKRK is encoded by the exons atgcCTCGTACATCAAAACGAAAAGCGGCCCCACCAAGTTCAGCATCCGTCAAATCTTCTGACTCCCTTTCTGTTCGTCCCG TAGAGAAGAAGCCTCGCACATCAAAACGAAAAGCGGCCGCACCAAGCTCAGAATCCGTCAAATCTTCTTCTGTTCGTTCCG GTAAAGCTGGAGCAGTTAAAGCTGTAACAAAGGAGGTGGATCGGATAGATCAACTATTTGATTCATATGCAAATAAGGATTTAGGCTTGATTGA TCCAGAAGGAGTTGAAACACTTTGTTCTGGCATGGGAGTGCAGCATACTGATGTTAGGATATTGATGCTCGCTTG gaaaatgaaagctaaaaagcAGGGTTATTTTTCTAAG GATGAGTGGCGAACTGGACTAAAAGCTCTAAAGGTTGACAACcttgaaaaattaaagaaagcacTCCCAACCCTGGAGACCGAG GTGATGACGCCACCCAACTTTGAGGATTTCTATGCTTATGCATTTAAATACTGCCTAACTG AAGAGATGCAAAAGTGTGTAGACGTTGAGACCATTTGTGAATTGCTGAATCTTGTTCTGGGTTCCCAATTCTGTGCCCAGGTTGATTCAATAACTGAGTATCTAAAG TTCCAGAGTGATTACAGGGTGCTAACCATGGATCAGTGGGTTAACTTCTATCGTTTTTGCCATGAG ATAAGTTTTCCTGATCTTCACAACTATGATTCCGACCAAGCTTGGCCTCTGATCCTTGATAGTTTTGTTGAATGGTTGAGAGAAAAGCGAAAGTAA
- the LOC126715550 gene encoding uncharacterized protein LOC126715550 isoform X3, which yields MPRTSKRKAAPPSSASVKSSDSLSVRPGKAGAVKAVTKEVDRIDQLFDSYANKDLGLIDPEGVETLCSGMGVQHTDVRILMLAWKMKAKKQGYFSKDEWRTGLKALKVDNLEKLKKALPTLETEVMTPPNFEDFYAYAFKYCLTEEMQKCVDVETICELLNLVLGSQFCAQVDSITEYLKFQSDYRVLTMDQWVNFYRFCHEISFPDLHNYDSDQAWPLILDSFVEWLREKRK from the exons atgcCTCGTACATCAAAACGAAAAGCGGCCCCACCAAGTTCAGCATCCGTCAAATCTTCTGACTCCCTTTCTGTTCGTCCCG GTAAAGCTGGAGCAGTTAAAGCTGTAACAAAGGAGGTGGATCGGATAGATCAACTATTTGATTCATATGCAAATAAGGATTTAGGCTTGATTGA TCCAGAAGGAGTTGAAACACTTTGTTCTGGCATGGGAGTGCAGCATACTGATGTTAGGATATTGATGCTCGCTTG gaaaatgaaagctaaaaagcAGGGTTATTTTTCTAAG GATGAGTGGCGAACTGGACTAAAAGCTCTAAAGGTTGACAACcttgaaaaattaaagaaagcacTCCCAACCCTGGAGACCGAG GTGATGACGCCACCCAACTTTGAGGATTTCTATGCTTATGCATTTAAATACTGCCTAACTG AAGAGATGCAAAAGTGTGTAGACGTTGAGACCATTTGTGAATTGCTGAATCTTGTTCTGGGTTCCCAATTCTGTGCCCAGGTTGATTCAATAACTGAGTATCTAAAG TTCCAGAGTGATTACAGGGTGCTAACCATGGATCAGTGGGTTAACTTCTATCGTTTTTGCCATGAG ATAAGTTTTCCTGATCTTCACAACTATGATTCCGACCAAGCTTGGCCTCTGATCCTTGATAGTTTTGTTGAATGGTTGAGAGAAAAGCGAAAGTAA
- the LOC126715550 gene encoding uncharacterized protein LOC126715550 isoform X2, with translation MPRTSKRKAAPPSSASVKSSDSLSVRPEKKPRTSKRKAAAPSSESVKSSSVRSGKAGAVKAVTKEVDRIDQLFDSYANKDLGLIDPEGVETLCSGMGVQHTDVRILMLAWKMKAKKQGYFSKDEWRTGLKALKVDNLEKLKKALPTLETEVMTPPNFEDFYAYAFKYCLTEEMQKCVDVETICELLNLVLGSQFCAQVDSITEYLKFQSDYRVLTMDQWVNFYRFCHEISFPDLHNYDSDQAWPLILDSFVEWLREKRK, from the exons atgcCTCGTACATCAAAACGAAAAGCGGCCCCACCAAGTTCAGCATCCGTCAAATCTTCTGACTCCCTTTCTGTTCGTCCCG AGAAGAAGCCTCGCACATCAAAACGAAAAGCGGCCGCACCAAGCTCAGAATCCGTCAAATCTTCTTCTGTTCGTTCCG GTAAAGCTGGAGCAGTTAAAGCTGTAACAAAGGAGGTGGATCGGATAGATCAACTATTTGATTCATATGCAAATAAGGATTTAGGCTTGATTGA TCCAGAAGGAGTTGAAACACTTTGTTCTGGCATGGGAGTGCAGCATACTGATGTTAGGATATTGATGCTCGCTTG gaaaatgaaagctaaaaagcAGGGTTATTTTTCTAAG GATGAGTGGCGAACTGGACTAAAAGCTCTAAAGGTTGACAACcttgaaaaattaaagaaagcacTCCCAACCCTGGAGACCGAG GTGATGACGCCACCCAACTTTGAGGATTTCTATGCTTATGCATTTAAATACTGCCTAACTG AAGAGATGCAAAAGTGTGTAGACGTTGAGACCATTTGTGAATTGCTGAATCTTGTTCTGGGTTCCCAATTCTGTGCCCAGGTTGATTCAATAACTGAGTATCTAAAG TTCCAGAGTGATTACAGGGTGCTAACCATGGATCAGTGGGTTAACTTCTATCGTTTTTGCCATGAG ATAAGTTTTCCTGATCTTCACAACTATGATTCCGACCAAGCTTGGCCTCTGATCCTTGATAGTTTTGTTGAATGGTTGAGAGAAAAGCGAAAGTAA
- the LOC126715552 gene encoding class V chitinase CHIT5a-like, with protein sequence MLKLPESTSPSPSTPPRGIKGGYWPSWRAEKFPPSAISTSYFTHLFYAFVVPDANSYQFLITQTDDKWMKNFTATLHAKTPRANAFISIGGGTASPHTFSNMASNPDSRAAFINSSVSVARKYGFDGLDLDWEFPHTPQDMSNLSLLFKEWHEAIENESSISGKPQLFLSAAVYFASNFFLSNIARAYPVEAINKYVDFVSPMCYDYHGSWDTSVTAEHALLYDKASNISTSYGISSWIKAGIPPKKLVMGLPLYGRTWQLKSPSENGIGAPAVGTGPGNNGVMKFIDIVEFNVTNAEGVVFDEQTVSMYSYAGTDWIGYDGPASIEKKVEFAKAQGLGGYFFWALGYDKDFTLSKTASDTWDEEI encoded by the exons ATGTTGAAACTTCCTGAAAGTACTTCACCATCTCCATCTACACCTCCTCGAGGTATCAAAGGTGGTTATTGGCCTTCGTGGCGAGCCGAAAAGTTTCCTCCCTCAGCAATCTCTACATCCTACTTCACTCACCTCTTTTATGCTTTTGTTGTGCCTGATGCCAATAGTTACCAATTTTTGATCACTCAGACTGATGACAAATGGATGAAAAACTTCACGGCCACCCTCCACGCCAAAACTCCTCGAGCAAACGCCTTCATATCCATTGGAGGTGGCACTGCAAGCCCACACACTTTCTCCAATATGGCAAGCAATCCAGATAGTCGTGCAGCCTTTATCAACTCCTCAGTCAGTGTGGCTAGGAAGTATGGCTTTGATGGGCTTGACCTCGATTGGGAATTTCCACATACTCCACAAGATATGTCAAATCTCTCATTACTCTTTAAAGAGTGGCATGAAGCTATTGAAAATGAGTCTTCTATCTCTGGAAAACCTCAGCTGTTTTTAAGTGCAGCAGTTTATTTTGCATCCAATTTTTTCCTATCCAACATAGCTAGAGCTTACCCTGTCGAAGCCATAAACAAATATGTTGATTTTGTTAGTCCCATGTGCTATGATTATCATGGAAGCTGGGACACTTCAGTCACTGCTGAACATGCTTTGCTTTATGACAAGGCCAGCAATATTAGCACTAGCTATGGCATTTCATCTTGGATCAAGGCTGGGATTCCGCCAAAGAAATTAGTCATGGGCCTGCCACTTTATGGAAGAACTTGGCAATTGAAAAGTCCAAGCGAGAATGGAATTGGAGCTCCTGCAGTTGGAACTGGGCCTGGCAATAATGGtgttatgaaatttattgacaTAGTGGAGTTCAATGTGACAAATGCTGAAGGTGTGGTGTTTGATGAGCAGACTGTATCGATGTACTCATATGCTGGAACCGATTGGATTGGGTACGATGGGCCAGCATCGATTGAGAAGAAGGTTGAATTTGCAAAGGCTCAAGGTCTTGGTGGGTATTTCTTCTGGGCCCTTGGGTATGACAAGGACTTCACACTTTCTAAAAcag CTTCAGACACATGGGATGAAGAAATCTAA